From a single Methylosinus sp. H3A genomic region:
- a CDS encoding glycosyltransferase family 2 protein, which produces MLLRIPSVRRSGLRRLGWESWQATDPDPLFVFAPRFFRAAYIILEVADADQTLDPRIYIDFGKGFEPDEEIELKHTRDGVYVVSLQSFGRVHKVRFDPSSYPSQFRFRAFIAYDEKSVRAFVGKRLRAAAMGERAAPLCEIIARPGAPELSGVGARVARVRGATPHFEQVIAMANDRFAGAAAWSGERPAFSFVTPVYDAPARYLDQLLDSFRIQRSGAYELILSDDGSTSPETIDWLERHRGTPDVTILRAAQNGGIAAATNSGLAAARGEWIGFIDHDDALAPFAVDALLETIERTPRAQFVFTDEIVADAQLQPKHYSLKPAFDPVLLSGVNYVNHLSLYRRERLLALGGLRRGFDGSQDYDLLLRYTHGLATEEIVHLPYPAYLWRRDGKSYSVSFLDRATASARRALAESYSSDGAPAVVEPALNADLHRVRFAPKSDAWPLVSVVVPSRDSFSLVTRLFDDLTRRTDYPNLEIIVVDNGTQDSRVLDLYERTKAAYPFFSVDIVEEPFNFARQVNRGLRAARGDHILLLNNDIEVIDAGWLKEMVSCLAYPSAGVVGARLLYPNGTLQHAGVIVGLGTVAGHWFCGMPGDYPGPMGRLEVRQSLAAVTGACMLITRACLEAVGELDEQNFAIAYNDTDYCLRAGRAGFRVVWTPFATLYHHESASRGSDETDANLARFRREQDALRKKYGLLDFVDPAFNPWYSRDNAAPRLQLLRSLPSGRHFRV; this is translated from the coding sequence TTGTTGCTGAGAATTCCTTCTGTGCGTCGATCCGGGCTGCGCCGGCTCGGCTGGGAGAGCTGGCAGGCTACCGATCCGGACCCGCTCTTCGTCTTCGCGCCGCGATTTTTTCGCGCCGCCTATATCATTCTCGAGGTCGCCGACGCCGATCAGACGCTCGACCCGCGCATTTATATCGATTTCGGCAAGGGTTTCGAGCCGGACGAGGAGATCGAGCTCAAACACACGCGCGACGGCGTCTATGTGGTGTCGCTCCAGAGCTTCGGCCGCGTGCATAAGGTCCGCTTCGACCCCTCCTCCTACCCGTCCCAGTTCCGTTTTCGCGCCTTTATCGCCTATGACGAGAAATCCGTGCGCGCCTTCGTCGGCAAAAGGCTGCGCGCGGCGGCGATGGGCGAACGCGCGGCGCCGCTGTGCGAGATCATCGCGCGGCCCGGCGCGCCCGAGCTTTCCGGCGTCGGCGCGCGCGTCGCCCGCGTGCGCGGCGCGACGCCGCATTTCGAGCAGGTCATCGCCATGGCCAACGACCGCTTCGCCGGCGCGGCGGCCTGGTCGGGCGAGAGGCCGGCCTTCTCTTTCGTGACGCCGGTCTATGACGCGCCCGCGCGCTATCTCGATCAATTGCTCGACTCCTTCCGCATTCAGAGGAGCGGGGCCTATGAATTGATCCTCTCCGACGACGGCTCGACCTCGCCGGAGACGATCGACTGGCTCGAGCGTCATCGCGGCACGCCCGATGTGACGATTTTGCGCGCGGCGCAAAATGGCGGGATCGCCGCCGCGACCAATAGCGGGCTCGCCGCGGCGCGCGGCGAATGGATCGGCTTCATCGATCACGACGACGCGCTCGCGCCTTTCGCCGTGGATGCGCTGTTGGAGACGATCGAGCGCACGCCTCGCGCGCAATTCGTCTTCACCGACGAGATCGTGGCCGACGCGCAACTGCAGCCCAAGCATTATTCGCTGAAGCCCGCCTTCGACCCGGTGCTGCTCTCCGGCGTGAATTACGTCAACCATCTCTCGCTCTATCGCCGCGAGCGGCTGCTCGCGCTCGGCGGCCTGCGTCGCGGCTTCGACGGCTCGCAGGACTATGATCTGCTGCTGCGCTACACGCACGGTCTCGCGACGGAGGAAATCGTCCATCTTCCCTATCCGGCCTATCTCTGGCGACGCGACGGCAAGAGCTATTCGGTGAGCTTTCTCGATCGCGCCACCGCCAGCGCGCGCCGCGCCCTCGCGGAGAGCTATTCGTCGGACGGCGCGCCGGCCGTCGTCGAGCCGGCGCTCAACGCCGATCTGCATCGCGTGCGATTCGCGCCGAAAAGCGACGCCTGGCCGCTCGTCTCTGTCGTCGTGCCGAGCCGCGACTCCTTCTCGCTCGTCACGCGCTTGTTCGACGATCTGACGCGCCGGACCGACTATCCGAATTTGGAGATCATCGTCGTCGACAATGGCACGCAGGACAGCCGCGTTCTCGACCTCTATGAGCGGACCAAGGCCGCCTACCCTTTCTTTTCGGTCGACATCGTCGAAGAACCGTTCAATTTCGCGCGGCAGGTCAATCGTGGCCTGCGGGCGGCGCGCGGCGATCACATATTGCTGCTCAACAACGACATAGAAGTCATCGACGCGGGCTGGCTGAAGGAAATGGTCTCCTGCCTCGCCTATCCTTCGGCCGGCGTCGTGGGCGCGCGGCTGCTCTATCCCAACGGGACATTGCAGCATGCGGGCGTCATCGTCGGCCTCGGCACGGTGGCCGGACATTGGTTCTGTGGAATGCCCGGCGATTATCCGGGCCCCATGGGCCGGCTCGAGGTGCGCCAATCCTTGGCGGCGGTGACGGGCGCCTGCATGCTGATCACGCGCGCATGTCTCGAAGCCGTCGGCGAGCTCGACGAGCAGAATTTCGCCATCGCCTACAACGACACGGATTATTGCCTGCGCGCCGGCCGTGCGGGATTTCGCGTGGTGTGGACGCCCTTCGCGACGCTGTATCACCATGAATCGGCGAGCCGCGGAAGCGACGAGACCGACGCCAATCTCGCCCGCTTCCGACGCGAGCAGGACGCGCTGCGCAAGAAATACGGCCTGCTCGACTTCGTGGACCCGGCGTTCAACCCCTGGTACAGCCGCGACAACGCCGCGCCGCGCTTGCAGCTGCTGCGCAGCCTTCCGTCGGGACGGCATTTCCGCGTTTGA
- a CDS encoding ABC transporter ATP-binding protein — MIQFSEVFKFYKTERHSKIILDHVSMVFDSSYSYGLLGVNGAGKSTTLKIIAGTELPNSGKVRRTVRVSWPLGFGGGFHPAMTGRENVHFVARVYGADPRKAAIFVEDFSELGDYFDAPVKTYSSGMGARLAFGMSMAIDFDVYLIDEITGVGDMSFQKRCHDAFEQRRKNSSVIFVSHSMQAVSDYCDRGGVLVDGRLFMFDTVAKAIEMYNRLNR, encoded by the coding sequence ATGATCCAATTCTCAGAGGTCTTCAAATTCTATAAGACCGAGCGGCACTCGAAGATCATTCTGGACCATGTCTCGATGGTCTTCGACTCGAGCTATTCGTACGGGCTGCTCGGCGTCAACGGCGCCGGCAAGTCGACGACGCTCAAGATCATCGCCGGCACCGAGCTGCCGAATTCCGGCAAGGTGCGCCGCACTGTGCGCGTGTCCTGGCCGCTCGGCTTCGGCGGGGGCTTCCATCCCGCGATGACGGGCCGCGAGAATGTGCATTTCGTGGCCAGGGTCTATGGCGCCGATCCGCGCAAGGCGGCGATCTTCGTCGAGGATTTCTCCGAGCTCGGCGATTATTTCGACGCTCCGGTCAAGACCTATTCGTCCGGCATGGGCGCGCGTCTCGCCTTCGGCATGTCGATGGCCATCGACTTCGACGTCTATCTCATCGACGAGATCACGGGCGTCGGCGACATGAGCTTCCAGAAGCGGTGCCATGACGCCTTCGAGCAACGGCGTAAGAACTCTAGCGTGATTTTCGTCTCGCATTCGATGCAGGCGGTCAGCGACTATTGTGATCGCGGCGGCGTGCTGGTCGATGGCCGCCTCTTCATGTTCGACACGGTCGCCAAGGCGATCGAAATGTACAATCGCTTGAATAGATAG
- a CDS encoding lipopolysaccharide biosynthesis protein — protein MNEPPKPPDFRTANALERAEAVSRFLSEAARRARFSARARGAYQKSSFAERRGAKAMRIAFLVLSIVMVAIPNLVGALYYGLLASDQFVAEAKFTVSSAAIPKLDGLGSVTGLPQMMIFQDSMIIVEYIESRTLVEQLERQVNLRELYGSDQIDWWARFRKSKSIEKFTDYWKKMTAATIGFPSGIVTLTVRAFSPADAKTIADKVVADCEILVNELNERMRQDTVRASEQDLARAAERVKVARVNLERARNLEGLIDVRQTSKSQSEVLSGIESDLLKYQQEYLTQSRYVDESAPQMRVLKRRIESLEKQVADRKADITTREEQGLDALARKTLSGKMTTFANLDLEHKIAETSYEIATASLDGARLLSERKLLYLHQIEAPALPEEARYPRRWLYSGILLAASLAIYGIVVGLIAFVRNHMA, from the coding sequence ATGAACGAACCCCCGAAACCTCCCGATTTTCGCACGGCCAATGCGCTCGAGCGCGCCGAGGCGGTTTCCCGCTTTCTCTCGGAAGCGGCGCGGCGCGCGCGATTTTCGGCGCGCGCGCGCGGAGCCTATCAGAAATCCAGTTTCGCGGAGCGGCGCGGCGCCAAGGCGATGCGCATCGCCTTTCTCGTCCTGTCGATCGTCATGGTGGCGATCCCCAATCTCGTGGGGGCGCTCTATTACGGCCTGCTCGCCTCGGACCAATTTGTCGCGGAGGCGAAATTCACCGTCAGCAGCGCCGCCATTCCCAAGCTCGACGGGCTCGGCTCCGTCACCGGCCTGCCGCAGATGATGATCTTTCAGGATTCGATGATCATCGTCGAATATATCGAGAGCCGGACGCTCGTCGAGCAGCTCGAGCGTCAGGTGAACCTTCGCGAACTCTATGGCTCGGATCAGATCGATTGGTGGGCGAGATTTAGAAAATCGAAATCGATCGAGAAATTCACCGATTATTGGAAGAAGATGACCGCCGCGACGATCGGCTTTCCGTCCGGAATCGTCACACTGACGGTCCGCGCCTTCTCGCCGGCCGACGCCAAGACCATCGCCGACAAGGTCGTCGCCGATTGCGAAATTCTGGTCAATGAGCTCAATGAGCGGATGCGGCAGGACACGGTCAGGGCGTCCGAGCAAGATCTCGCGCGCGCCGCCGAGCGGGTCAAGGTCGCGCGGGTGAATTTGGAGCGCGCGCGCAATCTGGAAGGGCTGATCGACGTCCGCCAGACGAGCAAGTCGCAGAGCGAGGTGCTCTCCGGGATCGAATCCGATCTGCTGAAATATCAGCAGGAGTATCTCACTCAGTCGCGCTACGTCGACGAGAGCGCGCCGCAGATGCGCGTGTTGAAGCGGCGCATCGAATCGCTCGAGAAGCAGGTCGCCGATCGCAAGGCGGACATCACCACGCGCGAGGAGCAGGGGCTCGACGCGCTCGCGCGGAAAACCCTCTCGGGCAAGATGACGACCTTCGCCAATCTGGACCTCGAGCACAAGATCGCCGAGACGAGCTATGAGATCGCCACCGCCTCGCTCGACGGCGCGCGTCTGCTCAGCGAGCGCAAGCTGCTCTATCTCCATCAGATCGAGGCGCCGGCGCTGCCGGAGGAGGCCCGCTATCCGCGGCGTTGGCTCTATTCGGGCATTTTGTTAGCGGCCTCGCTCGCGATCTACGGAATCGTCGTCGGCCTCATCGCCTTCGTGCGCAACCACATGGCGTGA
- the rfbA gene encoding glucose-1-phosphate thymidylyltransferase RfbA: MRGIILAGGSGTRLHPATLAVSKQLLPVYDKPMIYYPLSALMLAGVREILVITTPEDETAFKRLLGSGAQWGVAFSYAVQPRPDGLAQAYVIGAGFVEGQSSVLVLGDNIFYGHGLTESLTKAKGDRGATVFAYHVVDPERYGVVDFDAAGRALSLEEKPKAPKSNWAVTGLYFYDERAPHFAAGLKPSARGELEITDLNNIYLERGELNVERLGRGFAWLDTGTPASLLEAAEYVRAIELRQGQRIACLEEIAFRQGWIDAEALRAAAQKFAKSQYGAYLTQVARER, encoded by the coding sequence ATGCGTGGCATTATTCTCGCCGGCGGCAGCGGCACGCGCCTTCACCCCGCGACGCTCGCCGTCTCCAAGCAATTGCTGCCGGTCTACGACAAGCCGATGATCTATTATCCGCTGAGCGCGCTGATGCTCGCGGGCGTGCGCGAAATTCTCGTCATCACCACGCCGGAGGATGAAACAGCCTTCAAACGCCTGCTCGGCTCCGGCGCGCAATGGGGCGTCGCCTTCTCCTACGCCGTCCAGCCGCGCCCGGATGGCCTCGCGCAGGCCTATGTCATCGGCGCTGGTTTCGTCGAAGGCCAGAGCTCCGTGCTGGTGCTCGGCGACAATATCTTCTACGGCCATGGCCTCACGGAGTCCCTGACCAAAGCGAAAGGCGACCGCGGCGCCACCGTCTTCGCCTATCACGTCGTCGATCCGGAGCGTTACGGCGTCGTCGATTTCGACGCCGCGGGCCGCGCGCTGTCACTCGAGGAAAAGCCGAAAGCGCCCAAATCCAATTGGGCGGTCACCGGCCTCTATTTCTATGACGAGCGCGCGCCGCATTTCGCGGCCGGCTTGAAACCCTCGGCGCGCGGCGAATTGGAGATAACCGATCTCAACAACATCTATCTCGAGCGCGGCGAATTGAATGTCGAACGCTTGGGACGCGGCTTCGCCTGGCTCGACACGGGCACGCCCGCCTCGCTGCTGGAGGCGGCCGAATATGTCCGCGCCATAGAGCTACGTCAGGGGCAGCGCATCGCCTGTCTCGAGGAAATCGCCTTCCGCCAGGGCTGGATCGACGCGGAGGCGCTGCGCGCCGCCGCGCAGAAATTCGCCAAGAGCCAATATGGCGCCTATCTCACGCAAGTGGCGCGCGAGCGCTGA
- the rfbD gene encoding dTDP-4-dehydrorhamnose reductase, whose product MRIAVTGAQGQIVSALRERASEKAEIVALGRPQLDLSDRESVRAALREARCDVIVNAAAYTAVDKAEQEETLAMRVNGEGAGHVAETAAELGVPLLHFSTDYVFDGSAPRPYREDDATAPIGAYGRSKLEGERRVTALCPNAAILRTAWVYSPFGANFARTMLRLGETREEVGVVADQLGNPTSALDIADATLDIASRLLQDDAPELRGLFHMTGAGEASWADVAEAIFARAAERGRAPVRVRRIATADYPTPARRPANSRLDNARLAHAYGVALPDWRASLANCVDRLLAGPAH is encoded by the coding sequence ATGCGCATCGCCGTCACCGGCGCGCAGGGCCAGATCGTCTCCGCCTTGCGCGAGCGCGCGTCGGAAAAAGCGGAGATCGTCGCGCTCGGCCGGCCGCAGCTCGATCTTTCCGATCGCGAGAGCGTGCGCGCGGCTCTGCGCGAGGCGCGCTGCGATGTGATCGTCAACGCCGCCGCCTACACCGCCGTCGACAAGGCCGAGCAGGAGGAAACGCTCGCCATGCGCGTGAATGGCGAGGGCGCCGGCCATGTCGCCGAGACGGCCGCCGAGCTCGGCGTTCCGCTGCTGCATTTCTCGACCGATTACGTGTTCGACGGCTCCGCCCCGCGCCCCTATCGCGAGGACGACGCGACCGCGCCGATCGGCGCCTATGGCCGCTCCAAGCTCGAAGGCGAGAGGCGCGTCACAGCGCTCTGCCCGAACGCCGCGATCCTGCGCACGGCCTGGGTCTACAGCCCGTTCGGCGCGAATTTCGCGCGCACCATGCTGCGGCTCGGCGAGACGCGCGAGGAGGTCGGCGTCGTCGCCGATCAGCTCGGCAATCCGACGAGCGCGCTCGACATCGCCGACGCCACGCTCGACATCGCCTCGCGCCTGCTGCAGGACGATGCGCCGGAGCTGCGCGGATTGTTCCATATGACGGGCGCGGGCGAAGCGAGCTGGGCGGATGTCGCCGAGGCGATCTTCGCGCGCGCCGCCGAGCGCGGCCGCGCGCCGGTGCGCGTTCGCCGCATCGCCACGGCCGATTATCCGACGCCGGCGCGACGTCCCGCCAATTCACGCCTCGACAACGCCAGGCTCGCGCACGCCTATGGCGTTGCTCTGCCCGACTGGCGCGCCTCGCTCGCAAATTGCGTCGACCGGCTGCTGGCCGGTCCCGCTCATTGA
- the rfbC gene encoding dTDP-4-dehydrorhamnose 3,5-epimerase, translating into MKVEDTALEGVKLVTPDRFGDARGFFSESYNERRWEERGLPPFRFVQDNHSLSRDVGVIRGLHFQTAPFAQDKLVRVTRGRILDVAVDIRRSSPTFGRHVAVELSAENWRQLLVPIGFAHGFCTLEPDTEVVYKVTNFYSAPHDRGLAFDDPDLDISWPVAHDRAVLSDKDRRWPRLRDLGHAFA; encoded by the coding sequence ATGAAGGTCGAAGACACGGCGCTGGAAGGCGTCAAGCTCGTCACGCCGGACCGCTTCGGCGACGCGCGCGGTTTTTTCTCCGAGAGCTATAATGAAAGGCGCTGGGAGGAGCGCGGCCTGCCGCCTTTCCGCTTCGTGCAGGACAATCATTCGCTCTCCCGCGATGTGGGCGTCATCCGCGGCCTGCATTTCCAGACGGCGCCTTTCGCGCAGGACAAGCTGGTGCGCGTCACGCGCGGCCGCATTCTGGATGTCGCGGTCGACATTCGCCGCTCGTCACCGACCTTCGGACGCCATGTCGCCGTCGAGCTCTCCGCGGAGAATTGGCGGCAATTGCTCGTTCCCATCGGCTTCGCACATGGCTTCTGCACGCTCGAGCCCGATACGGAGGTCGTCTACAAGGTGACGAATTTCTATTCGGCGCCGCATGATCGCGGCCTCGCCTTCGACGATCCCGATCTCGACATCTCCTGGCCCGTCGCGCATGATCGCGCCGTTCTGTCGGACAAGGATCGCCGCTGGCCGCGCCTGCGCGATCTCGGCCACGCATTCGCGTGA
- the rfbB gene encoding dTDP-glucose 4,6-dehydratase, with protein sequence MRLLVTGGAGFIGSALARRIVETTPHELLVFDKLTYAGNLDSLAPIAGDPRYSFRRADICDRAAVAAAFEEFRPDAVLHLAAESHVDRSIDGPAAFIETNVVGTFTLLSAALDYWRRLDAETAMGFRFLHVSTDEVFGALGAEGLFREDTPYAPNSPYSASKASSDHLARAWRETYGLPTIITNCSNNYGPYHFPEKLIPLTILNALEEKPLPVYGRGENVRDWLYVEDHAEALLTVVRAGVVGQTYNVGGRSEMRNIEVVQAICDSLDEIKPRARGSYRELIAFVQDRPGHDLRYAIDCSKIERELGWRAKESFASGLDKTVRWYLDNEEWWKAIRSGKYRGERLGCVV encoded by the coding sequence ATGCGTCTGCTCGTCACCGGCGGCGCGGGCTTCATCGGCTCGGCGCTCGCCCGTCGCATCGTCGAGACGACGCCGCATGAGCTGCTCGTCTTCGACAAGCTCACCTATGCCGGCAATCTCGATTCGCTCGCGCCCATCGCCGGCGATCCGCGCTATTCCTTCCGCCGCGCCGACATATGCGACCGCGCCGCCGTCGCCGCCGCCTTCGAGGAGTTCCGGCCCGACGCCGTGTTGCATCTGGCCGCCGAGAGCCATGTCGATCGCTCCATCGACGGCCCCGCGGCCTTCATCGAGACCAATGTCGTCGGCACTTTCACTCTGCTTTCCGCCGCGCTCGACTATTGGCGCCGTCTCGACGCCGAGACGGCCATGGGCTTTCGCTTCCTGCATGTCTCGACCGACGAAGTCTTCGGCGCGCTCGGGGCCGAGGGGCTGTTCCGCGAGGACACGCCCTATGCGCCCAATTCGCCCTATTCGGCCTCCAAGGCGAGCTCCGACCATCTCGCCCGCGCTTGGCGCGAGACCTATGGCCTGCCGACGATCATCACCAATTGCTCCAATAATTACGGCCCCTATCATTTCCCCGAAAAGCTCATTCCGCTCACCATTCTCAATGCGCTGGAAGAAAAGCCCCTGCCCGTCTACGGGCGCGGCGAGAATGTGCGCGATTGGCTCTATGTCGAGGACCACGCCGAGGCGCTGCTCACCGTCGTGCGCGCGGGCGTCGTCGGCCAGACCTATAATGTCGGCGGCCGCTCGGAGATGCGCAACATAGAGGTGGTGCAGGCGATCTGCGACAGTCTCGATGAAATCAAACCCCGCGCGCGCGGCTCCTATCGCGAGCTGATCGCCTTTGTGCAGGACAGGCCGGGCCATGATCTGCGCTATGCGATCGACTGCTCCAAGATCGAGCGCGAGCTCGGCTGGCGCGCCAAGGAGAGCTTTGCGAGCGGGCTCGATAAGACCGTGCGCTGGTATCTCGACAATGAGGAGTGGTGGAAGGCGATCCGCTCCGGAAAATATCGCGGCGAGCGTCTCGGCTGCGTCGTCTGA
- a CDS encoding TCR/Tet family MFS transporter, producing the protein MFQRPGKAAFAFILVTVALDMLALGVMIPVLPKLIVEFEGGDLRSASVATGVFGFAWAFMQFLFQPVLGALSDRFGRRPVVLLSNLGMGLDYVFMALAPSLSFLFIGRLISGVTAASVSTATAYITDITEPEKRAGRFGMIGAAFGVGFILGPALGGVLGNHDLRYPFWAAAALSLLNAAYGYFILPESLSPEKRTTSILWRSANVLGSLDFLRRDRSLALLAVAIFLSFLAHESLPSLFVLYTEYRYHWDAETTGWALAIVGVSQTVVSGGLVRPAVKRFGERATLVVALAAGALGFAAYAFAPTGGIFMAAPPLIALWAMANPAFQGLATRFASASEQGRLQGALSSLRGVSGMVGPLFFTQILSASIGAGGFPGAGYFVAALLLAASLVVARNAVSAAAAEPSSA; encoded by the coding sequence ATGTTTCAGCGTCCCGGCAAGGCGGCCTTCGCCTTCATCCTGGTCACCGTCGCGCTCGACATGCTGGCGCTCGGCGTGATGATCCCGGTGCTTCCCAAGCTCATCGTGGAATTCGAGGGCGGCGATTTGCGAAGCGCGTCTGTCGCGACGGGCGTGTTCGGTTTCGCCTGGGCATTCATGCAATTCCTGTTTCAGCCGGTGCTCGGGGCGCTGTCGGACCGTTTCGGCCGCCGGCCGGTCGTCCTCCTGTCCAATCTCGGCATGGGGCTCGATTATGTGTTCATGGCGCTCGCGCCCTCCTTGTCCTTCCTCTTCATCGGCCGGCTGATTTCCGGCGTGACGGCGGCGAGCGTCTCGACGGCTACGGCCTATATCACCGACATCACCGAGCCGGAGAAGCGCGCCGGCCGCTTCGGCATGATCGGAGCGGCTTTCGGCGTCGGCTTCATCCTCGGTCCGGCGCTCGGCGGCGTGCTCGGCAATCACGACTTGCGTTATCCGTTCTGGGCCGCGGCGGCGCTGAGCCTCCTCAATGCGGCCTATGGCTATTTCATCCTGCCGGAGTCGCTTTCGCCGGAGAAGCGCACCACTTCGATCCTGTGGCGCAGCGCCAATGTGCTCGGCTCGCTCGATTTTCTGCGCCGCGACCGCTCGCTCGCTCTGCTCGCGGTCGCGATCTTTCTCTCCTTTCTCGCGCATGAGTCGCTGCCGAGCCTCTTCGTGCTCTACACCGAATATCGCTACCATTGGGATGCGGAGACGACCGGCTGGGCGCTCGCCATCGTCGGCGTGTCGCAGACCGTCGTGTCCGGCGGCCTGGTGCGGCCGGCGGTCAAGCGCTTCGGCGAGCGCGCGACGCTGGTCGTCGCTCTGGCGGCGGGGGCGCTCGGCTTCGCGGCCTACGCCTTCGCGCCCACGGGCGGGATTTTCATGGCGGCGCCGCCGCTCATCGCGCTCTGGGCCATGGCCAATCCGGCCTTTCAGGGGCTCGCGACGCGTTTCGCCTCGGCCTCGGAGCAGGGGCGGCTACAGGGCGCGCTGTCGAGTCTTCGCGGCGTCTCGGGAATGGTCGGCCCGCTGTTTTTCACGCAAATTCTCTCGGCGTCGATCGGCGCAGGCGGCTTTCCGGGGGCGGGATATTTCGTGGCCGCGCTGTTGCTCGCCGCGAGTCTCGTCGTGGCGCGCAACGCCGTGAGCGCCGCGGCGGCGGAGCCATCCTCCGCCTGA
- a CDS encoding M48 family metallopeptidase: MSFVAAAVYFAILASAGLGVYLKARQSRAARADRETPPVEFAATITAEEHRRAADYTVARMRLSVAETLFDTALAVAWLALLLGPLHALLAQFIAPGLTLSVAVVAAVAIVDHLLRLPISFVETFGLETRFGFNRSTPAMFLLDEAKGAALWLLFFIPLLYGLFFAARFSPDYWWLAGFVAAVALLLAMTVIYPAFIAPMFNNFAPLDDAALKARMEELLARCGFQSGGLFVMDASTRSTHGNAYFSGFGKAKRIVFFDTLLRKHSPDEILAILAHELGHYKFGHVRQRIFQAAGFLFIGFAALHFAFEWGLAGAFGLPNDPGVIFVIALTAAAPILHLLSPLTNFLSRRAEFEADGFAKSIYGKEPMVSALTKLSRDNLATLTPDRLYALFYYSHPPAPIRIAALEEARGG, from the coding sequence ATGAGCTTCGTCGCAGCGGCCGTCTATTTCGCCATTCTCGCCTCGGCGGGGCTCGGCGTCTATCTGAAGGCGCGTCAGAGCCGCGCCGCGCGCGCCGACCGCGAGACCCCGCCCGTCGAATTCGCCGCGACGATCACTGCGGAAGAGCATCGCCGCGCCGCCGACTACACGGTGGCGCGCATGCGGCTCTCCGTCGCCGAGACGCTGTTCGATACGGCGCTCGCCGTCGCATGGCTCGCCCTTCTGCTCGGCCCGCTGCATGCGCTGCTGGCGCAATTCATCGCGCCGGGCCTCACGCTCAGCGTCGCCGTCGTCGCCGCCGTGGCGATCGTCGACCATTTGCTGCGCCTGCCCATCTCATTCGTCGAGACCTTCGGCCTCGAGACGCGCTTCGGCTTCAACCGCTCGACGCCGGCGATGTTTCTCCTCGACGAGGCGAAAGGCGCGGCGCTCTGGCTGCTGTTCTTCATTCCCCTGCTCTATGGGCTGTTCTTCGCCGCGCGCTTCTCGCCCGATTATTGGTGGCTCGCGGGCTTCGTCGCGGCGGTGGCGCTGCTGCTGGCCATGACGGTGATCTATCCCGCCTTCATTGCGCCGATGTTCAATAATTTCGCGCCGCTCGACGACGCGGCGCTGAAGGCGCGCATGGAGGAATTGCTCGCGCGCTGTGGATTTCAGTCCGGCGGGCTCTTCGTCATGGACGCTTCGACGCGCTCCACCCATGGCAACGCCTATTTCTCCGGCTTCGGCAAGGCGAAGCGCATCGTCTTCTTCGACACTCTGCTGCGCAAGCACAGCCCCGATGAAATCCTGGCCATTCTCGCTCATGAGCTCGGCCATTATAAATTCGGCCATGTGCGGCAGCGGATATTCCAGGCGGCGGGCTTCCTCTTCATCGGCTTCGCGGCGCTGCATTTCGCCTTCGAGTGGGGGCTCGCCGGCGCTTTCGGCCTGCCGAATGATCCGGGCGTCATTTTCGTCATCGCGCTGACGGCGGCGGCGCCCATCCTTCATCTTCTGTCGCCGCTCACCAACTTTCTGTCGCGCCGCGCCGAATTCGAGGCCGACGGCTTCGCCAAATCGATCTATGGCAAGGAGCCGATGGTGAGCGCGCTCACCAAGCTCTCTCGCGACAATCTCGCGACGCTGACGCCGGATCGGCTCTATGCGCTCTTCTATTATTCGCATCCGCCGGCGCCGATCCGCATCGCCGCGCTGGAGGAGGCGCGGGGCGGCTGA